From the Caballeronia sp. NK8 genome, one window contains:
- the tuf gene encoding elongation factor Tu, whose protein sequence is MAKGKFERTKPHVNVGTIGHVDHGKTTLTAAITTVLTKKFGGEAKAYDQIDAAPEEKARGITINTAHVEYETANRHYAHVDCPGHADYVKNMITGAAQMDGAILVCSAADGPMPQTREHILLARQVGVPYIIVFLNKCDMVDDAELLELVEMEVRELLSKYDFPGDDTPIIKGSAKLALEGDTGELGEVAIMNLADALDTYIPTPERAVDGSFLMPVEDVFSISGRGTVVTGRIERGVVKVGEEIEIVGIKTTVKTTCTGVEMFRKLLDQGQAGDNVGILLRGTKREDVERGQVLAKPGSITPHTHFTAEVYVLSKDEGGRHTPFFNNYRPQFYFRTTDVTGSIELPKDKEMVMPGDNVSITVKLIAPIAMEEGLRFAIREGGRTVGAGVVAKIIE, encoded by the coding sequence ATGGCAAAAGGTAAATTCGAGCGGACCAAGCCGCACGTGAACGTGGGCACGATCGGTCACGTTGACCACGGCAAGACCACGCTGACGGCAGCGATCACGACGGTGCTGACCAAGAAGTTCGGCGGCGAAGCAAAGGCATACGACCAGATCGATGCAGCGCCGGAAGAAAAGGCACGCGGTATCACCATCAACACCGCGCACGTCGAGTACGAAACGGCTAACCGCCACTACGCACACGTCGACTGCCCGGGCCACGCCGACTATGTGAAGAACATGATCACGGGCGCAGCGCAGATGGACGGCGCAATCCTGGTGTGTTCGGCCGCTGACGGCCCGATGCCGCAAACGCGCGAGCACATCCTGCTGGCCCGCCAGGTTGGCGTGCCGTACATCATCGTGTTCCTGAACAAGTGCGACATGGTGGACGACGCCGAGCTGCTCGAGCTCGTCGAAATGGAAGTGCGTGAGCTTCTGTCGAAGTACGACTTCCCGGGCGACGATACCCCGATCATCAAGGGTTCGGCCAAGCTGGCGCTGGAAGGCGACACGGGCGAGCTGGGCGAAGTGGCGATCATGAACCTGGCTGACGCACTCGACACGTACATCCCGACGCCGGAGCGCGCAGTGGACGGTTCGTTCCTGATGCCGGTGGAAGACGTGTTCTCGATCTCGGGTCGTGGCACGGTGGTGACGGGCCGTATCGAGCGCGGTGTGGTGAAGGTTGGCGAGGAAATCGAAATCGTCGGTATCAAGACGACGGTGAAGACGACCTGCACGGGCGTGGAAATGTTCCGCAAGCTGCTGGACCAAGGTCAAGCGGGCGACAACGTCGGTATCCTGCTGCGCGGCACGAAGCGTGAAGACGTGGAGCGTGGCCAGGTTCTGGCCAAGCCGGGTTCGATCACGCCGCACACGCACTTCACGGCTGAAGTGTACGTGCTGAGCAAGGACGAAGGCGGCCGTCACACGCCGTTCTTCAACAACTACCGTCCGCAGTTCTACTTCCGTACGACGGACGTGACGGGCTCGATCGAGCTGCCGAAGGACAAGGAAATGGTGATGCCGGGCGACAACGTGTCGATCACGGTCAAGCTGATCGCCCCGATCGCCATGGAAGAAGGTCTGCGTTTCGCCATCCGTGAAGGCGGTCGTACCGTCGGCGCTGGTGTCGTGGCGAAGATTATCGAGTAA
- the rpsJ gene encoding 30S ribosomal protein S10, with protein sequence MQNQKIRIRLKAFDYRLIDQSAAEIVDTAKRTGAIVRGPVPLPTRIQRFDILRSPHVNKTSRDQLEIRTHQRLMDIVDPTDKTVDALMKLDLPAGVDVEIKLQ encoded by the coding sequence ATGCAGAACCAGAAAATCCGTATTCGTCTGAAGGCTTTCGACTATCGCCTGATCGATCAATCGGCAGCCGAGATCGTCGATACGGCGAAGCGGACTGGCGCGATCGTCCGTGGCCCGGTGCCGCTGCCGACGCGTATTCAGCGTTTTGACATCCTGCGTTCGCCGCACGTCAACAAGACGTCGCGCGACCAGCTCGAAATCCGCACGCACCAACGCCTGATGGACATCGTCGATCCGACGGACAAGACCGTCGACGCGCTGATGAAGCTCGATCTGCCGGCTGGCGTCGACGTCGAAATCAAGCTGCAGTAA
- the fusA gene encoding elongation factor G — translation MARKTPIERYRNIGISAHIDAGKTTTTERILFYTGVNHKIGEVHDGAATMDWMEQEQERGITITSAATTAFWKGMGGNYPEHRINIIDTPGHVDFTIEVERSMRVLDGACMVYCAVGGVQPQSETVWRQANKYKVPRLAFVNKMDRTGANFFKVYDQLKTRLKANPVPVVVPIGAEDTFTGVVDLIKMKAIIWDEASQGTKFDYVDIPAELVDTCNEWREKMIESAAEATEELMEKYLGGEELTEAEIVKAIRDRTIACEIQPMLCGTAFKNKGVQRMLDAVIDFLPSPIDIPPVTGELESGEKGERRASDDEKFSSLAFKIMTDPFVGQLIFFRVYSGVVNSGDTVLNATKDKKERLGRILQMHANQREEIKEVRAGDIAAAVGLKEATTGDTLCDPQHPIVLERMIFPEPVISQAVEPKTKPDQEKMGLALNRLAQEDPSFRVQTDEESGQTIISGMGELHLEILVDRMRREFGVEATVGKPQVAYRETIRSKAEDVDGKFVKQSGGRGQYGHAVITLEPNEQGKGYEFLDEIKGGVIPREYIPAVDKGIQETLKSGVLAGFPVVDVKVHLTFGSYHDVDSNENAFRMAGSMAFKEAMRKASPVILEPMMAVEVETPEDYMGNVMGDLSGRRGIVQGMEDMIGGGKIVRAEVPLSEMFGYSTSLRSLTQGRATYTMEFKHYSEAPRNVAEAIINAKGK, via the coding sequence GTGGCTCGCAAGACACCTATCGAGCGCTACCGCAATATCGGTATCAGCGCTCACATCGACGCCGGCAAAACGACGACGACCGAGCGCATCCTGTTCTACACGGGCGTGAACCACAAGATCGGTGAAGTTCACGACGGCGCAGCAACGATGGACTGGATGGAGCAGGAGCAGGAGCGCGGCATCACCATCACGTCGGCTGCTACCACGGCCTTCTGGAAGGGCATGGGCGGCAACTATCCCGAGCACCGCATCAACATCATCGACACCCCGGGGCACGTCGACTTCACGATCGAAGTGGAGCGTTCGATGCGCGTCCTCGACGGCGCGTGCATGGTCTACTGCGCGGTGGGCGGCGTGCAGCCGCAGTCGGAAACCGTGTGGCGTCAGGCGAACAAGTACAAGGTTCCCCGTCTCGCGTTCGTCAACAAGATGGACCGTACCGGCGCGAACTTCTTCAAGGTCTACGACCAGCTGAAGACGCGTCTGAAGGCGAACCCGGTTCCCGTCGTGGTGCCGATCGGCGCTGAAGACACGTTCACGGGCGTGGTCGACCTGATCAAGATGAAGGCGATCATTTGGGACGAAGCGTCGCAAGGCACGAAGTTCGACTACGTCGATATCCCGGCTGAACTCGTCGACACGTGCAACGAGTGGCGCGAGAAGATGATCGAATCGGCTGCTGAAGCAACCGAAGAGCTGATGGAAAAGTACCTCGGCGGCGAAGAGCTGACCGAAGCGGAAATCGTCAAGGCGATCCGCGACCGGACCATCGCGTGCGAAATTCAGCCGATGCTGTGCGGCACCGCGTTCAAGAACAAGGGCGTGCAGCGCATGCTGGATGCCGTGATCGACTTCCTGCCGTCGCCGATCGACATTCCGCCGGTTACGGGCGAACTCGAAAGCGGCGAGAAGGGCGAGCGTCGTGCATCCGACGACGAGAAGTTCTCGTCGCTGGCGTTCAAGATCATGACGGACCCGTTCGTCGGCCAGTTGATCTTCTTCCGCGTGTACTCGGGCGTCGTGAATTCGGGTGACACCGTGCTGAACGCGACCAAGGACAAGAAGGAACGTCTCGGTCGTATTCTGCAGATGCACGCGAACCAGCGCGAAGAAATCAAGGAAGTGCGCGCGGGCGACATCGCAGCGGCAGTCGGTCTGAAAGAAGCGACCACCGGCGACACGCTGTGCGATCCGCAGCACCCGATCGTGCTCGAACGCATGATTTTCCCGGAGCCGGTGATTTCGCAGGCAGTCGAGCCGAAGACGAAGCCTGACCAGGAAAAGATGGGTCTGGCGCTGAACCGTCTGGCACAAGAAGATCCGTCGTTCCGCGTTCAAACGGACGAAGAATCGGGCCAAACCATTATTTCGGGCATGGGCGAGCTCCACCTGGAAATTCTGGTTGACCGTATGCGTCGCGAATTCGGCGTGGAAGCGACTGTCGGCAAGCCGCAGGTTGCTTACCGCGAGACGATCCGCAGCAAGGCGGAAGACGTCGACGGCAAGTTCGTCAAGCAGTCGGGTGGTCGCGGCCAGTACGGTCACGCGGTCATCACGCTGGAGCCGAACGAGCAGGGCAAGGGCTATGAGTTCCTGGACGAGATCAAGGGCGGCGTGATTCCGCGCGAATACATCCCGGCCGTGGACAAGGGTATCCAGGAAACGCTGAAGTCCGGCGTGCTGGCTGGCTTCCCGGTGGTCGACGTGAAGGTGCACCTGACGTTCGGTTCGTACCACGACGTGGACTCGAACGAAAACGCGTTCCGCATGGCCGGTTCGATGGCCTTTAAGGAAGCAATGCGCAAGGCAAGCCCGGTCATCCTCGAACCGATGATGGCTGTGGAAGTCGAAACGCCGGAAGACTACATGGGCAACGTGATGGGCGACCTGTCGGGCCGTCGCGGTATCGTCCAGGGCATGGAAGACATGATTGGCGGCGGCAAGATCGTTCGCGCCGAAGTGCCGCTGTCGGAAATGTTCGGCTACTCGACCTCGCTGCGTTCGCTGACGCAAGGCCGTGCCACGTACACGATGGAATTCAAGCACTACTCCGAAGCTCCGCGTAACGTCGCCGAAGCGATCATCAACGCGAAGGGTAAGTAA
- the recQ gene encoding DNA helicase RecQ — protein sequence MARSLEILNEIFGYPAFRGQQAEIVEHVANGGDSLVLMPTGGGKSLCYQIPSLVRSEAGLGAGIVVSPLIALMQDQVAALTEVGVRAAYLNSTLSGAEAAATERALREGDIDLLYVAPERLMTPRFLELLERARVGLFAIDEAHCVSQWGHDFRPEYIQLSVLHERFPDVPRIALTATADAITRDEIVHRLALDDARIFVSSFDRPNIRYRIVEKDNARSQLLDFIRAEHTNKDGTTDAGVVYCLSRRKVEETADWLKGQGVRALPYHAGMEFETRQKHQEMFQREEGIVMCATIAFGMGIDKPDVRFVAHLDLPKSVEGYYQETGRAGRDGMPANAWMAYGLGDVVQQRKMIDESEADDAHKRVQSGKLDALLGLCEAASCRRVRLLAYFGETSKPCGNCDTCLEPPASFDATREAQMALSCVYRAQKASGFRFGAGHLIDILRGTRSEKVLQRGHEKISTFGVGAALSEAEWRAVFRQLVAFGYLAVDHDGFGALVLTDASKPVLKGEESVTLRKYVKPTRARQSSSRTGERADPTAGMSAREKARWDRLRTWRAETAKSDGVPAYVIFHDATLAEIARSDPDTVDDLRHIPGIGVRKLERFGDELLDVVGSD from the coding sequence ATGGCCCGGTCGCTCGAAATACTCAACGAAATCTTCGGCTATCCCGCATTTCGCGGACAACAGGCGGAGATCGTCGAGCATGTCGCGAACGGCGGCGATTCGCTCGTGCTGATGCCCACTGGCGGCGGCAAGTCGCTGTGCTATCAGATTCCGTCGCTCGTGCGCAGCGAGGCCGGGCTTGGCGCCGGCATCGTGGTGTCGCCGCTTATCGCCTTGATGCAGGACCAGGTCGCCGCGCTGACGGAAGTCGGCGTGCGCGCCGCGTATCTGAATTCCACATTGTCGGGCGCCGAGGCTGCGGCCACCGAACGCGCGCTGCGCGAGGGCGATATCGACTTGCTCTACGTCGCGCCGGAACGCCTGATGACGCCGCGCTTTCTCGAACTGCTCGAACGCGCGCGCGTCGGCCTGTTCGCGATCGATGAAGCGCACTGCGTGTCGCAGTGGGGCCACGATTTCCGCCCTGAATATATCCAGCTTTCCGTGCTGCACGAGCGGTTTCCCGATGTGCCGCGCATCGCGCTCACCGCGACCGCCGACGCGATCACGCGCGATGAAATCGTCCACCGGCTCGCGCTGGACGATGCGCGCATTTTCGTTTCCAGCTTCGATCGGCCGAATATTCGTTATCGAATCGTCGAGAAGGACAACGCTCGCTCGCAGCTGCTCGATTTCATCCGCGCCGAGCACACGAACAAGGACGGCACGACCGATGCGGGCGTCGTATATTGCCTGTCGCGGCGAAAGGTCGAGGAGACCGCGGACTGGCTGAAAGGCCAGGGCGTTCGCGCGCTGCCGTACCACGCTGGGATGGAGTTCGAGACGCGGCAGAAGCACCAGGAGATGTTCCAGCGCGAGGAAGGCATCGTCATGTGCGCGACGATCGCGTTCGGCATGGGCATCGATAAACCGGACGTGCGTTTTGTCGCGCATCTGGATTTGCCGAAGAGCGTCGAAGGCTACTATCAGGAAACCGGTCGCGCCGGCCGCGACGGCATGCCGGCGAACGCGTGGATGGCGTACGGATTGGGCGATGTCGTGCAACAGCGCAAGATGATCGACGAGTCCGAAGCCGACGACGCGCACAAGCGCGTGCAGAGCGGCAAGCTCGACGCGCTGCTGGGGTTGTGCGAAGCGGCGTCGTGTCGTCGTGTACGTTTGCTCGCGTACTTCGGCGAGACGAGTAAGCCGTGCGGCAACTGCGATACGTGTCTGGAGCCGCCTGCGTCCTTCGATGCCACGCGCGAGGCTCAGATGGCGCTTTCATGCGTTTATCGCGCGCAGAAGGCGAGCGGCTTTCGTTTCGGCGCGGGGCATCTCATCGATATTCTGCGTGGGACGCGCAGTGAGAAAGTCCTGCAGCGCGGACACGAGAAGATTTCGACCTTCGGCGTCGGCGCGGCGCTCTCCGAGGCAGAGTGGCGTGCCGTGTTCCGGCAACTGGTCGCGTTCGGCTATCTCGCCGTCGATCACGACGGTTTCGGCGCGCTCGTGCTCACCGACGCGAGCAAGCCCGTCCTCAAGGGCGAAGAGAGCGTCACGCTGCGCAAGTATGTCAAGCCGACTCGGGCCCGCCAGTCTTCCAGCCGCACGGGCGAGCGCGCGGATCCGACCGCTGGCATGTCGGCACGCGAGAAGGCTCGTTGGGACCGTCTGCGTACCTGGCGCGCGGAAACCGCAAAGAGCGACGGCGTGCCGGCCTACGTCATCTTTCACGACGCCACGCTTGCCGAAATCGCCCGCAGCGATCCCGATACGGTCGACGATCTGCGCCATATTCCGGGCATCGGCGTGCGCAAACTGGAGCGCTTCGGCGACGAACTGCTCGATGTCGTCGGCTCCGACTGA
- the rplC gene encoding 50S ribosomal protein L3 — protein MSLGLVGRKVGMTRIFTPEGDSIPVTVLDVSDNRVTQIKTVETDGYTAVQVAFGARRASRVTKPLAGHLAKAGVQAGEILKEFHIDTAKAGELSNGAVIGTDIFEVGQKVDVQGTSIGKGYAGTIKRYNFASGRATHGNSRSHNVPGSIGMAQDPGRVFPGKRMTGHLGDDTVTVQNLEIARIDAERSLLLVRGAVPGAKGGKVFVTPAVKTRAVKGAK, from the coding sequence ATGAGCCTTGGACTCGTAGGTCGCAAGGTTGGCATGACCCGTATCTTCACGCCTGAAGGGGATTCCATCCCCGTCACCGTGCTGGACGTGTCGGACAACCGCGTGACGCAGATCAAGACCGTTGAAACGGATGGTTATACCGCCGTTCAGGTTGCATTCGGTGCTCGCCGCGCATCGCGCGTGACGAAGCCGCTGGCGGGTCACCTCGCCAAAGCCGGCGTTCAAGCTGGTGAAATCCTCAAGGAATTCCATATCGATACGGCCAAGGCAGGTGAACTGTCGAACGGCGCCGTGATCGGTACGGATATTTTCGAAGTCGGCCAGAAGGTCGATGTGCAAGGCACGTCGATCGGTAAGGGTTATGCCGGCACGATCAAGCGCTACAACTTCGCCTCGGGTCGCGCGACGCACGGTAACTCGCGTTCGCACAACGTTCCGGGTTCGATCGGTATGGCGCAGGATCCGGGTCGCGTGTTTCCTGGCAAGCGCATGACGGGTCACCTCGGTGACGATACCGTTACGGTTCAAAATCTCGAAATCGCCCGCATCGACGCTGAGCGCAGTCTGCTGCTCGTCCGCGGTGCTGTTCCGGGTGCGAAGGGCGGTAAGGTCTTCGTGACCCCGGCCGTCAAGA
- the rpsG gene encoding 30S ribosomal protein S7 — translation MPRRREVPKREVLPDPKFGNVDVAKFMNVLMLSGKKSVAERIVYGAFEQIQTKGGKDPLEVFTVALNNVKPVVEVKSRRVGGANYQVPVEVRPSRRMALAMRWLREAAKKRSEKSMALRLAGELSEAAEGRGGAMKKRDEVHRMAEANKAFSHFRF, via the coding sequence ATGCCGCGTCGTCGCGAAGTCCCCAAGCGGGAAGTGTTGCCGGATCCGAAGTTCGGTAACGTAGATGTAGCCAAGTTCATGAACGTGCTGATGCTCTCCGGCAAGAAGTCGGTTGCCGAGCGTATCGTGTACGGCGCTTTTGAACAGATCCAGACCAAGGGTGGCAAGGACCCGCTGGAAGTGTTCACGGTTGCGCTCAACAACGTGAAGCCGGTGGTCGAAGTGAAGAGCCGTCGTGTTGGTGGTGCCAACTATCAGGTTCCGGTCGAAGTGCGTCCCTCGCGTCGTATGGCATTGGCGATGCGTTGGTTGCGTGAAGCCGCGAAGAAGCGCAGCGAAAAGTCGATGGCCCTGCGCCTGGCAGGTGAGCTCTCCGAAGCGGCTGAAGGCCGCGGCGGCGCGATGAAGAAGCGCGACGAAGTTCACCGCATGGCAGAGGCCAACAAGGCATTCTCGCACTTCCGTTTCTAA
- the rpsL gene encoding 30S ribosomal protein S12 — protein MPTINQLVRKGRTSETTKSKSPALQDCPQRRGVCTRVYTTTPKKPNSALRKVAKVRLTNGFEVISYIGGEGHNLQEHSVVLIRGGRVKDLPGVRYHMVRGSLDTQGVKDRKQARSKYGAKRAKAGK, from the coding sequence ATGCCAACCATCAATCAACTGGTTCGCAAAGGCCGCACGTCGGAAACGACGAAAAGCAAGTCGCCGGCCCTGCAGGACTGCCCTCAGCGTCGTGGCGTGTGCACCCGCGTGTACACCACGACGCCGAAGAAGCCGAACTCGGCACTCCGTAAAGTTGCCAAGGTTCGTCTGACGAACGGCTTCGAAGTCATTTCGTACATCGGCGGTGAAGGCCACAACCTGCAAGAGCACTCGGTCGTGCTGATTCGCGGCGGCCGTGTGAAGGACTTGCCGGGTGTGCGTTACCACATGGTTCGCGGCTCGCTGGATACCCAGGGCGTCAAGGACCGTAAGCAAGCTCGCTCGAAGTACGGTGCGAAGCGCGCGAAGGCTGGCAAGTAA